One window of the Delphinus delphis chromosome 20, mDelDel1.2, whole genome shotgun sequence genome contains the following:
- the NPHS1 gene encoding nephrin, with protein MENPEKDRGRRRRRAVVPVGATGRGPGLALRLPIWTPLLLLGLLMTGLAQVPVPASAPRGFWALPENLTVVEGAAAELWCGVSAPGSTVQWAKDGLLLGPDPRIPSFPRYRLQGDPTKGEFHLHIEACDLSDDAGYECQVSRSETGPELVSPRVILSILVPPKVLQLTPEAGSTVTWVAGQEYLVSCVSGDAKPAPDITFLLSGQTISDISANVNEGSQEKLFTTEATARVTPQSSDNGQLLVCEGSSPALDTPIKASITMNVLFPPGPPVIEWPGLDEGHARAGQNLELLCMARGGNPLATLQWLKNGQPVSTAWGTEHTQAVARSMLVMIVRPEDHGARLSCEAYNSVSTGIQERGVTLQVTFPPSAITILGSASQSENKNVTLSCITKSSRPRVLLRWWLGWRQLLSTEETVMDGLHGGHISMSNLTFLARREDNGLTLTCEAFSEAFTKETFKKSLALNVKYPAQKLWIEGPPEGQRLRAGTRVRLVCLAIGGNPDPSLTWYKDSRTVTEPRPPQEPRRVQLGSLEKSGSTFSRELVLITGPSDNQAKFTCKAGQLSASTQLVVQFPPTNVTILANASALRPGDALNLTCVSVSSNPPVNLSWDKEGERLEGVAATPRSAPFKGSAAARSVLLRMSSRDHGHRVTCRAHSTELRETVSAFYRLNVLYPPEFLGEQVLMVTAVEQGEALLPVSVSANPAPEAFNWTFRGYRLSPAGGPRHRILSGGALQLWNVTRADDGLYQLHCQNSEGTAEALVRLDVHYAPIIRALQDPTEVNIGGSVDIVCTVDANPILPEMFNWERLGEEEEDQSLDDMEKISKGSTGRLRIHHAKLTQAGAYQCIVDNGVAPPARGLVRLVVRFAPHVEHPSPLTKVAAAGDSTSSATLHCRARGVPNIVFTWTKNGVPLDLQDPRYTEHTYHQSGVHSSLLTIANVSAAQDYALFTCTATNPLGSDHTDIQLVSISRPDPPLGLKVVSMTPYSVGLEWKPGFDGGLPQSFQVRYEALGTPGFLYVNVLPPQATAFTLTGLQPSTRYRVWLLASNALGDSGIADKGSQISVTTPGLDQPSGEPDYQLPTEQPAGPSKLPLLPVLFAVGGLLLLSNASCVGGFLWQRRLKRLAEGISEKTEAGSEEDRVRNEYEESQWTGDRDTRSSMVSTTDVEPYYHSMRDFSPQLPPMLEEVSYPRGVTGLKEENMAFPGHVYDELERLYAPSGAWGPLYDEVPMGSCDLYWPEDRYEDARGIYDQVAGDLDPMEPDALPFELRGQLV; from the exons atggaaaacccagagaaaGACAGAGGCAGACGCAGGAGGCGGGCAGTGGTCCCTGTGGGAGCCACAGGCAGAGGACCTGGGCTGGCTCTGAGGCTCCCCATCTGGACACCGCTGCTCCTCTTGGGGCTGCTGATGACAG gcctggcccaggtGCCAGTCCCTGCCTCAGCCCCGCGAGGCTTCTGGGCTCTGCCTGAAAACTTGACGGTGGTGGAGGGGGCTGCCGCTGAGCTGTGGTGTGGGGTCAGCGCCCCTGGCAGCACAGTCCAATGGGCCAAAGATGGGCTGCTCCTAGGCCCTGATCCTAGGATCCCCAGTTTCCCGCGGTATCGCCTGCAAGGGGACCCTACGAAAG GTGAATTCCACCTGCACATTGAAGCATGTGACCTCAGCGACGACGCAGGGTATGAGTGCCAGGTCAGCCGCTCAGAAACAGGTCCTGAGCTCGTGTCGCCCAGAGTGATCCTCTCCATCCTGG TGCCCCCCAAAGTGCTTCAGCTGACCCCCGAGGCAGGGAGCACGGTCACGTGGGTAGCTGGGCAGGAGTACTTGGTCAGCTGTGTGTCTGGGGATGCAAAGCCAGCACCTGACATCACCTTCCTCCTGA GTGGACAAACAATTTCTGACATCTCTGCTAATGTGAATGAGGGATCCCAGGAGAAACTCTTCACCACAGAGGCCACAGCCAG GGTGACACCCCAGAGCTCGGATAACGGGCAGTTACTGGTCTGTGAGGGGTCCAGCCCAGCTTTGGACACCCCTATCAAGGCTTCAATCACCATGAATGTTCTGT TCCCCCCAGGACCCCCTGTCATTGAGTGGCCAGGCCTGGACGAGGGGCACGCGAGGGCAGGACAGAACTTGGAGCTGCTGTGCATGGCCCGAGGGGGGAATCCGCTAGCCACACTGCAGTGGCTGAAG AACGGCCAGCCAGTGTCCACAGCCTGGGGCACAGAGCACACTCAGGCAGTGGCCCGCAGTATGTTAGTGATGATCGTGCGGCCGGAAGACCATGGGGCAAGGCTCAGCTGCGAGGCCTACAACAGCGTATCTACAGGGATCCAGGAACGCGGGGTCACGCTGCAGGTCACCT TTCCCCCCAGTGCCATTACCATCCTGGGATCTGCATCCCAGTCTGAGAACAAGAACGTGACACTCTCCTGCATCACCAAGTCCAGTCGCCCAAGGGTCCTACTGCGATGGTGGCTGGGCTGGCGGCAGCTGCTGTCCACAGAGGAGACGGTCATGGAT GGCCTGCATGGTGGCCACATCTCCATGTCTAACCTGACATTCCTGGCGCGACGGGAGGACAATGGTCTGACCCTCACATGTGAGGCCTTTAGTGAGGCCTTCACCAAGGAGACCTTCAAGAAGTCACTCGCCCTGAATGTGAAAT ATCCTGCCCAGAAGCTATGGATTGAGGGCCCCCCAGAGGGGCAGCGTCTCCGGGCTGGGACCCGGGTGAGGCTGGTATGTTTGGCCATTGGAGGCAATCCAGACCCTTCCCTCACCTGGTACAAG GACTCGCGCACAGTGACCGAGCCGCGGCCACCCCAGGAGCCACGGCGGGTGCAGCTGGGAAGTCTGGAGAAGTCCGGGAGCACCTTCTCCCGAGAACTGGTACTGATCACCGGTCCGTCGGACAACCAGGCCAAGTTCACGTGCAAAGCCGGCCAGCTCAGCGCGTCCACGCAGCTTGTGGTGCAGT TCCCCCCAACTAACGTGACGATCCTGGCCAACGCGTCGGCGCTGCGCCCCGGGGATGCCTTAAACTTGACGTGCGTCAGCGTTAGCAGCAACCCTCCGGTCAACTTGTCGTGGGACAAGGAGGGGGAGAG GCTGGAGGGTGTGGCCGCCACGCCCCGGAGTGCTCCATTCAAAGGCTCCGCTGCCGCTAGGAGCGTCCTTCTGAGAATGTCATCCCGCGACCACGGCCACCGCGTGACCTGCCGTGCCCACAGCACCGAGCTACGGGAGACCGTGAGCGCGTTCTACCGCCTCAACGTGCTGT ACCCTCCAGAGTTCCTGGGTGAGCAGGTGCTTATGGTGACCGCGGTGGAGCAGGGCGAGGCACTGCTACCCGTGTCCGTGTCTGCCAACCCCGCCCCGGAGGCCTTCAACTGGACCTTCCGCGGCTACCGCCTCAGCCCAG CTGGCGGCCCCCGGCATCGTATCCTGTCTGGTGGAGCTCTGCAGCTATGGAACGTGACCCGCGCTGACGATGGCCTCTACCAGCTGCACTGCCAGAACTCAGAGGGCACCGCTGAAGCTCTCGTGAGGCTGGACGTACACT ATGCTCCCATCATCCGAGCTCTCCAAGACCCCACTGAAGTGAATATTGGGGGCTCTGTGGACATAGTCTGCACTGTTGATGCCAATCCCATCCTTCCTGAGATGTTCAACTGGGAGAGGCTG ggagaagaggaggaggaccaGAGCCTGGATGATATGGAGAAGATATCAAAGGGGTCCACAGGGCGTCTTCGGATTCACCATGCCAAGTTGACCCAGGCTGGTGCTTACCAGTGCATTGTGGACAATGGGGTGGCACCTCCAGCCAGAGGGCTGGTCCGTCTTGTTGTTAGAT TTGCCCCCCACGTGGAGCATCCCTCTCCTCTAACTAAAGTGGCTGCAGCTGGAGACAGCACTAGTTCTGCCACCCTCCACTGTCGTGCCCGAGGTGTCCCCAATATCGTCTTCACTTGGACCAAAAATGGGGTCCCTCTGGATCTCCAGGATCCCAG GTACACAGAGCACACATACCACCAGAGTGGTGTCCACAGCAGTCTCCTGACCATTGCCAACGTGTCCGCAGCCCAGGACTATGCCCTCTTCACGTGCACAGCCACCAACCCCCTCGGCTCGGACCACACCGATATTCAACTCGTCAGCATCA GCCGCCCTGATCCGCCATTGGGATTGAAGGTCGTGAGCATGACCCCATACTCGGTGGGGCTGGAGTGGAAGCCTGGCTTTGATGGGGGCTTGCCACAAAGTTTCCAAGTCAG GTATGAGGCTCTGGGGACCCCAGGGTTCCTCTACGTGAATGTCCTACCACCCCAGGCCACCGCCTTCACACTGACTGGGCTGCAGCCTTCTACACGATACAGGGTCTGGTTGCTGGCCAGCAATGCCCTGGGCGACAGTGGAATAGCTGACAAAGGGTCCCAGATCTCAGTCACCACTCCAG GTCTAGACCAACCTTCTGGAGAACCTGACTACCAGCTGCCCACAGAGCAGCCCGCAG GACCCTCAAAGCTGCCCCTGCTGCCTGTGCTGTTTGCTGTTGGGGGTCTTCTGCTGCTTTCTAACGCCTCCTGTGTCGGGGGATTCCTCTGGCAGCGGAGACTGAAGCGTCTTGCTGAGG GCATCTcagagaagacagaggcagg GTCGGAGGAAGACCGAGTCAGGAATGAATACGAGGAGAGCCAGTGGACTGGAGACCGTGACACTCGAAGCTCCATG GTTAGCACAACAGATGTAGAGCCTTATTACCACTCCATGAGGGACTTCAGCCCCCAGCTTCCCCCCATGCTGGAGGAGGTGTCTTATCCCCGAG GTGTCACAGGTCTTAAGGAGGAGAATATGGCTTTTCCTGGGCATGTGTATGATGAGCTGGAAAGACTGTACGCCCCATCTGGGGCCTGGGGACCCCTCTATGATGAAGTACCAATG